Proteins found in one Primulina eburnea isolate SZY01 chromosome 16, ASM2296580v1, whole genome shotgun sequence genomic segment:
- the LOC140817119 gene encoding early nodulin-like protein 13 — translation MAGCFSRAKISSVLFLSFMFLGLSEARVYLVGGKNNGWRTPSSEADSLNRWSEKSRFLIGDSLVFEYDGSKDSVLLVTKGDYLACNTSSPIESYSGGNTTVKLERSGPYYFISGEQGNCVNGQKVIVVVISERHNRFIGGSPAPSPEEGMSPAPLPTSGGEMPKGGLVVGFVVALVASL, via the exons TTTCTTCGGTATTGTTCTTGTCTTTTATGTTCTTGGGCTTGTCGGAAGCTAGAGTGTATCTAGTCGGAGGGAAAAACAATGGGTGGAGAACTCCTTCTTCGGAAGCCGATTCTCTCAATCGCTGGTCGGAGAAATCACGTTTCCTCATCGGCGATTCTCTGG TGTTTGAATACGATGGCTCGAAAGACTCGGTTTTGCTAGTGACTAAAGGAGACTACCTGGCATGCAACACGTCGAGTCCTATCGAAAGCTACAGCGGTGGAAACACGACAGTGAAGCTGGAGAGATCAGGGCCATACTACTTTATCAGTGGGGAGCAGGGCAACTGCGTGAATGGACAGAAGGTTATTGTGGTGGTGATATCCGAAAGGCACAACCGATTTATTGGTGGCTCTCCAGCTCCTTCCCCGGAGGAGGGTATGAGCCCGGCCCCCTTGCCAACTAGTGGTGGTGAGATGCCAAAGGGTGGACTTGTGGTGGGTTTCGTGGTGGCTCTAGTGGCTTCTTTGTAA
- the LOC140816983 gene encoding probable monogalactosyldiacylglycerol synthase, chloroplastic, which yields MQSSTLTQEPTNPFGFVSQLGSFVFDHSRLNPNGNPLFLSSYLYFDSEQKPKAVASLSLSTRGASFGIRRALNDFNRVIKFHCQRIPLGFASVGLDSAGNNGFKDDGNGVLEKSEEGSFNNVVSNSPKKVLILMSDTGGGHRASAEAIRAAFNEEFGDEYQVFITDLWTDHTPWPFNQLPKTYNFLVKHGSLWRLTYYFTAPRLIHQSNFAATGTFIAREVAKGLMKYKPDIIISVHPLMQHVPLRVLKTKGLLKKIVFTTVVTDLSTCHPTWFHKLVTRCYCPSQEVAKRAQRAGLRSSQIKVYGLPVRPSFVKPVCSKNELKKEIGLDEDLPTVLLMGGGEGMGPIESTARALGDALYDEVNGEAIGQVLVICGRNKKLANKLQSIEWKINVQVKGFVTKMEEYMGACDCIITKAGPGTIAEAMIRGLPIVLNGYIAGQEAGNVPYVVKNGCGKFSKCPKEIANIVSQWFGPKRGELIAMSQNALRLARPDAVFKIVHDLHELVRQNNKVPLYCTT from the exons ATGCAATCTTCTACTCTTACTCAAGAACCCACAAATCCGTTTGGTTTTGTATCTCAATTGGGTTCGTTTGTATTCGACCATTCCAGGTTGAATCCTAATGGGAACCCCTTATTTTTGTCGAGTTACTTGTACTTTGATTCCGAGCAGAAGCCTAAGGCTGTGGCTTCATTAAGTTTAAGTACTAGAGGTGCTAGTTTCGGAATCAGGAGAGCATTGAATGATTTTAATAGAGTTATTAAATTTCACTGCCAACGAATCCCACTTGGTTTTGCTTCTGTTGGGCTTGATTCCGCGGGAAACAACGGGTTCAAGGATGATGGGAATGGGGTTTTGGAGAAGTCTGAAGAAGGGTCGTTCAATAATGTCGTCTCTAATTCTCCAAAAAAAGTTTTGATTTTGATGAGTGATACTGGTGGGGGTCATCGAGCTTCTGCAGAGGCTATAAGGGCTGCTTTTAACGAAGAATTTGGAGACGAGTATCAG GTATTTATCACTGATTTGTGGACAGATCACACCCCATGGCCTTTTAATCAGTTGCCAAAGACTTACAACTTTCTCGTGAAACATGGTTCATTGTGGAGATTGACATATTATTTCACTGCTCCCCGTCTTATTCATCAGTCCAATTTTGCTGCAACCGGAACTTTTATAGCCCG AGAGGTTGCCAAAGGACTGATGAAATACAAACCAGATATTATCATCAGCGTTCATCCTTTAATGCAACATGTCCCCCTTCGCGTTTTGAAGACAAAGGGCCTCTTAAAGAAGATCGTTTTTACCACTGTAGTCACGGATTTGAGCACTTGTCATCCGACATG GTTTCACAAGCTTGTGACAAGATGCTATTGCCCGTCACAAGAGGTAGCAAAACGAGCACAAAGAGCTGGTCTTCGGTCTTCTCAAATTAAGGTTTACGGCCTTCCTGTACGGCCCTCATTTGTAAAGCCTGTTTGCTCGAAG AATGAATTGAAGAAGGAGATTGGATTGGATGAGGACCTTCCTACCGTCTTGCTGATGGGTGGTGGTGAAGGAATGGGTCCCATTGAGTCCACAGCTCGTGCTCTTGGGGATGCATTATATGATGAAGTTAATGGAGAAGCAATAGGCCAGGTTCTTGTGATTTGTGGCCGAAATAAAAAACTTGCCAACAAGTTGCAATCCATTGAGTGGAAGATTAACGTCCAG GTGAAGGGTTTTGTCACCAAGATGGAGGAGTACATGGGTGCCTGCGATTGCATTATAACTAAG GCTGGCCCTGGAACAATCGCGGAGGCTATGATTCGAGGACTTCCTATAGTCCTAAATGGTTATATTGCTGGACAG GAGGCTGGGAATGTCCCATACGTTGTTAAAAATGGATGTGGGAAATTCTCAAAGTGTCCGAAGGAGATAGCCAACATCGTTTCGCAATGGTTTGGTCCCAAAAGAGGCGAACTCATAGCCATGTCTCAAAATGCACTGAGGCTTGCCAGACCAGACGCCGTTTTTAAGATAGTTCACGATCTTCACGAATTGGTTAGACAAAACAACAAGGTACCCTTGTATTGTACGACTTAA